A segment of the Nitrospina gracilis 3/211 genome:
GGAACCTGTTCCGCCGGGCATTGACCGGAGGACAGGCCCGGTTTTTTGAAACCACGCCAGCTCCTGCACCCGCGATCGATCTCAACACGTTGACGGGTTACCTGATCGAGACCTACGGCGTATCACGCTTGCATTGATTGATGGACCGGCATTGGCAATGAAAAACATTCCCTATACGACGACTGCAACGTGAAAGCCAAATTGCAAAAAACAATGAAAACCAAGGAGGCTCACATGAGCTGGCAAAAGGAACCATTTGAGATCGAAGTCAAAAAAGGAGAAATCAAGGCGTTCTGTGCCTGCGGAAAATCGGAAAACGGCCCGTACTGCGATGGGTCGCATCAGGGCACGGAATACACGCCCTATGTCATCGAGTTTGACAAGGATCAGACCATCTACGCCTGCGGATGCCAGCAATCCGGCAACCGCCCCTTTTGCGACGGAAGTCACGAAAGGCGGTAATGCGAATACATGAGCCGGTAGACAAAAATAAAAATTGGGCCGGTCAGGATGTAGGGAGGGGCTCCTGTCCGGTTCTCCGAATAACTTTGAGACTTTATCCGATAGGCTTATAATAATTTCGACATACAGGAGAAAAAATCATGAGTGCCAAACCCATTATGCAGAAAATGTTTGAAACCGAAAACCGGACCGGTCCCATGATCGTCCGGGTGCTTCTGGGCCTGGTCATCTTTCCGCACGGGGCGCAGAAATTGCTGGGCTGGTTCGGAGGTTTCGGCCTCGAAGGCACGCTGGGTTTCTTCACCCAAACCATGGGCATCCCGATGGTCATCGCGCTTCTCGTCATCGCCGGCGAATTCTTCGGCGCACTGGGCCTGATCACCGGATTCCTCACACGTTTCAGCGCCTTCGGCATCTTCGTCACCATGATGGGGGCGATGTTCATGGCGCACTGGGACAACGGGTTCTTCATGAACTGGTCCGGCAAACAGGCCGGAGAAGGTTTCGAATTCCATCTGCTCGCCATGGGCATGGCGGCGGCGCTCATGGTCTCCGGCGGCGGTAAATACTCCGTGGACGACTGGATCGCGAAAACCTTCTTCCATCATAAAAAGTTCCATAAGCAGGAAGCAGCCGACAATGGGGCGATCGCGCATCCGGAACCATACTCATCGCACCGCACCCTGCAGGAGAGCGCACGATGAAAAGCCTGGAAAACTCGTATTCGCGACGCAACTTTTTGAAGACCGGGATGGGGGCGCTCGGCGGACTCGCAGGATCCTTTCTTGCGGGTTCCGCCTGGGCGCAGGCCATGCGGATGACCACTCCCAGGCAGACACTGGGGCCGTTCTTCCCGGACGAAGGCGATGCGGTCCACGAGATTCGCGAAAACCTCGACTTCCGCCTGCCCATCAGCGAAGCCAACGACAACGACCTCACGCACATCAAAGGTCACAAAGGCACCGCTGAGGGCCAGGTCATTCATCTGGAAGGCCAGGTCCTGTTCCGCTGGCAGGGAGAAGCCAAGCCGCAACCCGGTGCGGTGATCATCCTGTGGAACGCCGCCGCCTCCGGACGCTACAACCACCGCGGCGACCGCGAGGCGACGCGGTTCAAGCATCCGGAAACCGGACAGTGGGTGGAGCGCACGCACGACGAACACTTCCAGTACTGGGGGCGCTGCATCACCGATGATGACGGTCGTTACAGTTTCAAAACCGTGGTGCCCGGTTTCTACCCGGTGGACATCGAAAACGGATGGTACCGCCCGCCGCACCTGCACTTCATGGTCACCGCACCCGGCATCCCGCAACTGGTGACCCAGTTGTATTTCAAAGGCGAGGCCGTGCCCAACAACGAACTCATACAGAAGTTGAACGCGCGCGACCTGATCCTGCGCGACTCGGCTCTCACGCGGGAACAGCAGGAAAACCTGATCGTCGAATACCGTCGGTCGGAGTCAAACCCGGACGTGCTGACCGGCAATTACGATTTCATGCTGTCATTCTGAAACATGAACTTTGAACCCAATGAAGCACAAACCTTAAACGCCGTTTTGTTATGAATACGCCGACCCAATCCAAATCTGCCAAAATGCCCGCCCTGTTTCTGGGGCATGGAAACCCGATGAATGTCCTCGAGAAGAATCCGTTCGCTCTGAGCTGGGAACTTCTGGGGCGGAGCCTGGCGCGGCCGAAAGCGATCCTCTCGATCTCGGCGCACTGGGAAACCTACGGCACCTACGCCACCGCCATGGACAAGCCGCGCACCATTCACGACTTCGGCAACTTCCCGCAGGCGCTGTTCGACATCGACTACCCGGCGCCCGGCAGTCCGGAACTGGTTCAACGCATCCAATCGCTGGTCACCGCCACGGAAGTCCTGCCGGATCACAACTGGGGCCTCGACCACGGCACGTGGAGCGTTTTGTGCTGGATGTTCCCGAAAGCCGACATTCCGGTAGTACAATTTAGCCTCAACCGCAACCTCTCCCCGCGCCAGCATTACGAGATCGGCCGCGAACTGAAGCCCTTGAGAAGCGAAGGTGTCCTTATTCTGGGAAGCGGCAATATCGTGCACAACCTGGATTTTTTCGATCCCAATCCCTGCACCCCGCCCTACC
Coding sequences within it:
- a CDS encoding CDGSH iron-sulfur domain-containing protein, whose amino-acid sequence is MSWQKEPFEIEVKKGEIKAFCACGKSENGPYCDGSHQGTEYTPYVIEFDKDQTIYACGCQQSGNRPFCDGSHERR
- a CDS encoding dioxygenase family protein; its protein translation is MKSLENSYSRRNFLKTGMGALGGLAGSFLAGSAWAQAMRMTTPRQTLGPFFPDEGDAVHEIRENLDFRLPISEANDNDLTHIKGHKGTAEGQVIHLEGQVLFRWQGEAKPQPGAVIILWNAAASGRYNHRGDREATRFKHPETGQWVERTHDEHFQYWGRCITDDDGRYSFKTVVPGFYPVDIENGWYRPPHLHFMVTAPGIPQLVTQLYFKGEAVPNNELIQKLNARDLILRDSALTREQQENLIVEYRRSESNPDVLTGNYDFMLSF
- the ygiD gene encoding 4,5-DOPA dioxygenase extradiol, producing MNTPTQSKSAKMPALFLGHGNPMNVLEKNPFALSWELLGRSLARPKAILSISAHWETYGTYATAMDKPRTIHDFGNFPQALFDIDYPAPGSPELVQRIQSLVTATEVLPDHNWGLDHGTWSVLCWMFPKADIPVVQFSLNRNLSPRQHYEIGRELKPLRSEGVLILGSGNIVHNLDFFDPNPCTPPYPWASSFDDSIKGFLLKDDHESILNFSHLGETARLSVPTPEHFLPLIYIIALQDESERVTFPVEGVVSGAASMRGAMIS